In Phaseolus vulgaris cultivar G19833 chromosome 10, P. vulgaris v2.0, whole genome shotgun sequence, a single genomic region encodes these proteins:
- the LOC137813792 gene encoding uncharacterized protein, whose product MERFGKVALGIRNLSPEVTMHHMITALKPGPFADSLCKKPAINLDELRQRASKFMQMEELREFRNQVRVDGGEKRVTEREHPPVARRAREEFRSRKFQQYTPLNANRARVLQEAMATKIIPPLRKARTPERADHTKHCEYHKNHGHHTEECIGLKDRIEELIQAGQLKRFVQGGNVRIRLSPERGSRGGEMGQRRVERFERRDEKRVEKRSDRRDGRLERRSDRDHQNTQSVRRSRERSLGRPVRGFINTISGGFSGKESSSARKQHWRSIRTINHIFKRRTLPPMLFTDEDFQEIDPDHDDPMVITVEIAEYAVMKTLVDQGSSVDILFWDTFKRLHLREEDIIPFREQIIGFSGERVNTKGYIDLMTTFGRGNKTKKIKIRYLVVDATTSYNVLLGRSSLNKLGAIVSTPHLAMKFPTEKGEIATVYVNQKDAISTKIAINTIFLSHFKLKLMYTIFPCL is encoded by the coding sequence ATGGAACGTTTTGGAAAGGTTGCTTTGGGAATCCGAAATCTTAGTCCAGAGGTCACCATGCATCATATGATAACGGCATTAAAACCGGGACCATTTGCCGATAGTCTTTGCAAGAAACCTGCGATCAATCTGGATGAACTAAGGCAACGGGCatcaaaatttatgcaaatgGAAGAATTAAGGGAGTTTCGAAACCAAGTAAGGGTTGATGGAGGCGAGAAGAGGGTGACAGAAAGAGAACACCCGCCTGTTGCAAGAAGAGCCCGAGAAGAATTCAGAAGCCGAAAATTCCAACAATACACACCTTTGAATGCAAACAGAGCTAGAGTTTTACAAGAAGCTATGGCAACAAAAATAATACCACCACTACGAAAAGCACGAACACCAGAAAGAGCAGATCATACCAAGCATTGCGAGtatcataaaaatcatggcCATCATACAGAAGAATGCATCGGGTTGAAGGATAGAATAGAAGAATTAATTCAAGCTGGACAGTTGAAACGCTTCGTCCAAGGAGGAAATGTGAGAATAAGGTTAAGTCCTGAGAGAGGATCGAGAGGGGGAGAAATGGGCCAGAGAAGAGTtgaaagatttgaaagaagagatgaaaaaagAGTTGAAAAAAGAAGTGATAGAAGAGATGGAAGGCTAGAAAGAAGAAGTGATAGGGATCATCAAAACACTCAGTCAGTAAGGCGGAGTAGGGAACGAAGTCTGGGTAGGCCGGTCAGAGGATTTATAAACACAATTTCAGGAGGTTTTTCAGGAAAGGAATCCTCATCAGCAAGAAAACAACATTGGAGAAGCATCAGAACaatcaatcatattttcaaaagaagaaccttgccaccaatgcttttcacagatgaagattttcaagagATTGATCCCGATCACGATGACCCTATGGTGATAACGGTAGAAATAGCCGAATATGCTGTTATGAAAACCTTAGTTGATCAGGGGAGTTCAGTTGATATCTTGTTTTGGGATACTTTCAAAAGATTACATTTAAGAGAAGAAGATATAATACCTTTCCGAGAGCAGATCATTGGCTTTTCGGGAGAGAGAGTTAACACTAAGGGGTACATTGATTTGATGACCACGTTTGGAAGAGgcaataaaactaaaaaaatcaaaatcagatATTTGGTGGTGGATGCTACTACATCATATAATGTGTTATTAGGACGATCCTCTTTGAATAAACTGGGAGCAATAGTTTCAACACCGCATTTGGCTATGAAGTTCCCAACAGAAAAAGGTGAGATAGCAACGGTTTATGTCAATCAAAAGGATGCAATATCTACTAAAATTGCAATCAACACAATATTTTTATCCcacttcaaattaaaattaatgtatacAATATTTCCATGTTTATAA